In the genome of Bradyrhizobium sp. CIAT3101, one region contains:
- a CDS encoding MarR family transcriptional regulator — MNLAREAIELLGQVARILWFEGTKHGMRDREWMALRFLSRANRFSRTPSALASYVGTTRGTASFIIGELERLGYVERKRSTKDKRSVTLSVTQQGKKFLARDPVNGLVEAIAILDDDSKLRFRDTLRHVLDQADAAEQRHHTDVCKRCIFLREDRTASENKTTVEFTCRLFRAPIAEAEIDLLCTSFEHHRQ; from the coding sequence ATGAATTTGGCTCGTGAAGCGATTGAATTACTTGGACAGGTCGCGCGAATCCTGTGGTTCGAAGGCACCAAGCACGGCATGCGCGATCGCGAGTGGATGGCGCTGCGCTTTCTCTCCCGTGCCAACCGGTTCTCCAGGACGCCTTCGGCACTGGCAAGCTATGTCGGCACCACGCGCGGCACCGCCTCCTTCATCATCGGCGAGCTCGAACGGCTCGGCTATGTGGAGCGGAAGCGCTCCACCAAGGACAAGCGCTCGGTGACGCTGAGCGTGACGCAGCAGGGCAAGAAGTTTCTGGCGCGCGATCCCGTCAACGGCCTCGTCGAGGCGATCGCGATCCTCGATGACGACAGCAAGCTCCGCTTTCGCGACACCTTGCGACACGTGCTCGATCAGGCGGATGCCGCCGAACAGCGGCACCACACCGACGTCTGCAAGCGATGCATCTTCCTCCGGGAGGATCGCACAGCTTCCGAGAACAAGACGACGGTCGAATTCACCTGCCGGCTGTTTCGCGCGCCGATCGCCGAAGCCGAGATCGACCTGCTATGCACCAGCTTCGAGCATCATCGCCAATAG
- a CDS encoding rod-binding protein, whose amino-acid sequence MIVTPTSDLVLDVLDAADPVAQRAATAKLDALKSSGADFAATMDSEATKAAAAAADQSAANVAEAQSGVVNGPPVQVIKKPGPDEVYRKFEAFILQTFVETMLPKESEEVFGKGTAGGVWKSMLAEQLGAQLAKGKGIGIAKQLASAHPPGPDVTGKSG is encoded by the coding sequence ATGATCGTGACGCCGACATCCGACCTCGTCCTCGACGTCCTCGACGCCGCCGATCCGGTGGCGCAGCGCGCCGCGACCGCGAAGCTCGACGCACTGAAATCGTCGGGCGCCGATTTCGCCGCGACGATGGACTCCGAGGCCACCAAGGCGGCCGCGGCAGCGGCCGATCAATCCGCCGCGAATGTGGCGGAGGCGCAGTCCGGAGTGGTGAACGGGCCGCCGGTGCAGGTGATCAAGAAGCCCGGCCCGGACGAGGTCTATCGCAAGTTCGAGGCGTTCATCCTCCAGACCTTTGTCGAGACGATGCTGCCGAAGGAGTCGGAGGAAGTGTTCGGCAAGGGCACCGCCGGCGGCGTCTGGAAATCGATGCTGGCCGAGCAGCTGGGCGCCCAGCTCGCGAAGGGCAAGGGGATCGGAATTGCCAAGCAGCTCGCGTCCGCACACCCGCCTGGTCCGGATGTGACGGGCAAGTCGGGCTGA
- a CDS encoding flagellar biosynthesis protein FlgN, translated as MQVEQGATLPVMEQPVVEQQVLDSEMMTGAAPGDALLPVLLPNVGGEMPFDEAEAARLEATRAEEVSGLLSAIRRLETIVEEETVALATGQKVDFDDFSMRKSRSMLEFVRLMRARMHLGGESEITEEIRRLREKLERNRSLLEMHYDAVREVATIIVRAIKDAESDGTYTGRAARDGK; from the coding sequence ATGCAGGTGGAACAGGGCGCGACACTTCCGGTGATGGAGCAGCCGGTCGTCGAACAGCAGGTCTTGGACTCCGAGATGATGACCGGGGCCGCGCCGGGCGATGCTCTGTTGCCCGTGCTGCTGCCGAATGTCGGCGGCGAGATGCCGTTCGACGAAGCCGAGGCGGCAAGATTGGAGGCGACGCGGGCCGAGGAGGTCAGCGGCCTGCTGTCAGCGATCCGCCGGCTCGAGACCATCGTCGAGGAAGAAACCGTCGCGCTCGCGACCGGACAGAAGGTCGATTTCGACGATTTCAGCATGCGCAAGAGCCGGAGCATGCTGGAATTCGTCCGTCTGATGCGGGCGCGGATGCATCTCGGCGGCGAAAGCGAGATCACCGAGGAGATCCGGCGGCTGCGCGAGAAGCTCGAGCGCAACCGTTCGCTCCTCGAAATGCATTACGACGCCGTGCGTGAGGTCGCGACCATCATCGTCAGGGCGATCAAGGATGCCGAGTCTGACGGCACCTACACCGGTCGCGCAGCGCGGGACGGAAAATGA
- a CDS encoding serine hydrolase domain-containing protein: MNKTIVMIAAAAVITFGAARAAPLPEANPDDVGFSKQGLARLDDFFAREIAAKRVPGAVVAIARDGKLVHYKAYGMLDPDKGTPMPIDAMFALASMTKPMAAVAGLTLMEQGKLPLQTKLSDYYPAFADMKVGVQQADGSVKLEPQASPIYIHDLYRHTSGLMYGGRPDSSSALARQYPEGTAPAIEGDTQAFIDRITKLPLVHQPSTEFEYGFSIDVLGAVVEKVSEQHLGDYLAANVWQPLGMKDATFHPTDAQRPRLARPFANDPITGKPQAIKLLDTPTKFDCGGACSFATVGDYIRFGQMLLNGGELDGQRILSPKTVHHMTSNHLGPEIKNNVANVEPHRAGFGFGLAVAVRTSEGLSSVPGNPGEFTWNGAYGTQFFCDPKERLVVVVGTAAPGELRKYYREQVQDIVYGAMTK, encoded by the coding sequence ATGAACAAGACGATCGTCATGATCGCGGCGGCTGCCGTCATCACGTTCGGAGCAGCGCGCGCCGCGCCGCTGCCCGAGGCCAATCCCGACGATGTCGGCTTCTCGAAGCAGGGCCTCGCACGGCTCGACGATTTCTTCGCCCGCGAGATCGCCGCCAAGCGTGTGCCCGGCGCCGTCGTCGCCATCGCGCGGGACGGCAAGCTCGTGCACTACAAGGCCTATGGCATGCTCGATCCGGACAAGGGCACGCCGATGCCTATCGATGCGATGTTCGCGCTGGCCTCGATGACCAAGCCGATGGCCGCGGTCGCCGGCCTGACGCTGATGGAGCAAGGCAAGCTGCCGCTCCAGACAAAACTGTCCGATTACTATCCCGCCTTTGCCGACATGAAGGTCGGCGTTCAGCAAGCCGACGGCTCGGTGAAGCTCGAACCGCAGGCATCGCCGATCTACATTCACGACCTGTACCGCCACACGTCCGGCCTGATGTATGGCGGCCGTCCGGACTCCTCCAGCGCGCTCGCGCGGCAATACCCTGAAGGGACTGCACCGGCGATCGAAGGCGACACGCAGGCCTTCATCGATCGCATCACGAAACTGCCGCTGGTGCATCAGCCCTCGACCGAGTTCGAATACGGCTTCTCGATCGACGTGCTTGGCGCCGTTGTCGAGAAGGTGAGCGAGCAGCACCTTGGTGATTATCTCGCCGCTAATGTCTGGCAGCCGCTCGGCATGAAGGACGCGACCTTCCATCCCACCGACGCACAGCGCCCCCGTCTCGCGCGCCCCTTTGCCAACGATCCGATCACGGGGAAGCCGCAGGCCATCAAGCTTCTGGATACCCCGACCAAATTCGATTGCGGCGGCGCCTGCTCGTTCGCGACGGTCGGCGACTACATCCGCTTCGGCCAGATGCTGCTCAATGGCGGCGAGCTCGACGGACAGCGCATCCTCTCGCCCAAGACCGTACATCACATGACGAGCAACCATCTCGGCCCCGAGATCAAGAACAACGTGGCTAATGTCGAACCGCATCGTGCCGGTTTCGGCTTTGGCCTCGCGGTCGCGGTTCGAACCAGCGAAGGACTGTCGTCGGTCCCCGGCAATCCCGGCGAGTTCACATGGAATGGCGCCTACGGAACGCAGTTCTTCTGCGATCCCAAGGAGCGGCTTGTCGTGGTGGTGGGGACGGCGGCACCCGGTGAGCTGCGCAAGTATTATCGGGAGCAGGTGCAGGACATCGTCTATGGCGCGATGACGAAGTGA
- a CDS encoding dienelactone hydrolase family protein, with protein sequence MSIETTMTADVVGLTKVAPVSRRGFMSATAAVAAGYTLAAGPVRAEVITTDTTGLQAGDAKIKVGSEEMPAYFARPAGNTKAPLIIVAMEIFGLHEYIKDVTRRLAKLGAFAVAPDYYFRKGTDLTKITDIKDLLPVVNAKPDAELLSDLDATVAWAGSQGGDTAKLGIIGFCRGGRTVWEYAAHSGTLKAGVAFYGPPVDAPNPLWPKSPLQLAPEMKAPVLGLYGGADTGIPVAQVEQLKAALAENKKTDDFKIYPEAPHGFHADYRGSYRKDAAEDAWKQAQAWFKKYGVLS encoded by the coding sequence ATGAGCATAGAAACCACCATGACAGCCGACGTCGTGGGGCTGACGAAAGTCGCCCCGGTGTCGCGCCGCGGCTTCATGAGCGCCACCGCGGCCGTTGCTGCCGGCTACACGCTTGCGGCAGGTCCCGTCCGCGCCGAGGTGATCACGACCGACACCACCGGCCTCCAGGCCGGCGATGCCAAGATCAAGGTCGGTTCCGAAGAGATGCCTGCTTACTTCGCCCGTCCCGCCGGCAACACCAAGGCGCCGCTAATCATCGTCGCGATGGAGATTTTTGGGCTGCACGAATACATCAAGGACGTGACGCGGCGCCTCGCCAAGCTCGGCGCATTCGCGGTCGCGCCCGACTATTATTTCCGCAAGGGCACCGATCTCACCAAGATCACCGACATCAAGGACTTGCTGCCGGTCGTCAACGCCAAGCCGGACGCCGAGCTGCTGTCCGATCTCGACGCGACGGTGGCCTGGGCGGGGTCGCAGGGCGGCGACACCGCGAAGCTCGGCATCATCGGCTTCTGCCGCGGTGGTCGTACGGTCTGGGAATATGCCGCCCATAGCGGCACGCTCAAGGCCGGCGTTGCCTTCTATGGTCCGCCGGTCGATGCGCCCAATCCGCTGTGGCCGAAGAGCCCGCTGCAGCTCGCGCCCGAGATGAAGGCGCCGGTGCTTGGCCTCTATGGCGGCGCCGACACCGGCATCCCCGTAGCTCAGGTCGAGCAGCTCAAGGCGGCGCTCGCGGAGAACAAGAAGACGGACGACTTCAAGATCTATCCGGAAGCGCCGCACGGCTTCCATGCCGACTATCGCGGCAGCTACCGCAAGGACGCGGCGGAGGATGCCTGGAAGCAGGCGCAGGCCTGGTTCAAGAAGTATGGTGTCCTGAGCTGA
- a CDS encoding SDR family oxidoreductase yields the protein MRLFILGLGYSARHFVRTFGGSFSHVAGTVRDPAARVDLAGIEVHGFSGSRPADATVDRISDADVLLISIPPGSTGDPALAALGDVLAARRRKVVYLSTVGVYGDHAGGWVDESTPPQSSLDRARMRVAAEQAWTDTAHGDVAILRLAGIYGPGRNALVTLRNGTARRIIKPGQVFNRIHVDDIAGAIMAAIDHNGSGTWNVCDDEPAPPQDVIAYAAQLMGVAPPAEEAFATAEMSAMARSFYASSARVSNTRLKHELGVRLAYPTYRHGLDALWRTDDGR from the coding sequence ATGCGGCTCTTCATCCTCGGCCTCGGCTACAGCGCCCGGCATTTCGTCCGCACATTCGGCGGCAGCTTCTCGCATGTCGCCGGCACGGTCCGCGACCCCGCCGCGCGGGTCGATCTTGCGGGGATCGAGGTGCATGGCTTTTCCGGCAGCCGCCCGGCCGACGCGACGGTCGACCGTATCAGCGATGCCGATGTCCTCCTCATATCGATCCCGCCCGGCAGCACCGGCGATCCCGCGCTGGCGGCGCTCGGTGACGTGCTCGCAGCACGCCGCCGCAAGGTGGTCTATCTCTCCACCGTCGGCGTCTATGGCGATCACGCCGGCGGATGGGTGGACGAGAGCACACCGCCTCAGTCGAGCCTCGACCGCGCGCGGATGCGGGTCGCGGCGGAGCAGGCCTGGACGGACACGGCACACGGCGACGTCGCGATCCTGCGGCTCGCCGGCATCTACGGTCCCGGCCGCAACGCGCTGGTGACGCTGCGCAACGGTACGGCGCGCCGTATCATCAAGCCCGGCCAGGTCTTCAACCGCATTCATGTCGACGATATCGCTGGCGCCATCATGGCTGCGATCGACCACAACGGCAGCGGCACCTGGAACGTCTGCGACGACGAGCCCGCACCGCCCCAGGACGTGATCGCCTACGCCGCGCAGCTGATGGGCGTTGCGCCACCCGCGGAAGAGGCGTTCGCGACCGCCGAGATGTCGGCAATGGCGCGCAGCTTCTATGCCAGCAGCGCCCGCGTCTCCAACACGCGGCTGAAGCACGAGCTCGGCGTCCGGCTTGCCTATCCGACCTATCGGCACGGCCTCGATGCGCTGTGGCGAACGGACGACGGACGATAA
- the fliR gene encoding flagellar biosynthesis protein FliR, translated as MISGLADNVLATFIVFCRIGSCLMLVPGYSSTNVPPQIRLFVALVTTFALSPILVSMLKPLVDDASPLTLALLIGTEILVGSVIGLGGRVFFLALQTMSTVMASSIGLSNIPGVPLGDNDPTPASVPLIMAAVTTLFFLTDQHWQVVRGLMNSYDVWHPGERLSGEMALNQLTSRLTDAFVLTLRITSPFIVYSVIVNFSIGLINKLTPSIAVYFVSVPFVLVGGLLLLYLTSDELLTQFMLGMSSWLAG; from the coding sequence GTGATCAGCGGCCTCGCCGACAACGTGCTCGCGACGTTCATCGTATTCTGCCGTATCGGCTCCTGCCTGATGCTGGTGCCCGGCTATTCCAGCACGAACGTTCCGCCGCAGATCCGTCTGTTCGTCGCGCTCGTCACGACGTTTGCGCTGTCACCGATCCTGGTCTCGATGTTGAAGCCGCTGGTGGACGATGCGTCGCCGCTGACGCTCGCGCTGCTGATCGGCACCGAAATATTGGTCGGCAGCGTCATCGGCCTCGGCGGGCGCGTGTTCTTCCTCGCGCTCCAGACCATGTCCACCGTCATGGCGAGTTCGATCGGGCTCAGCAACATCCCGGGCGTGCCGCTCGGCGACAACGATCCGACGCCGGCCTCGGTGCCGCTGATCATGGCCGCGGTCACCACGCTGTTCTTCCTCACCGACCAGCATTGGCAAGTCGTGCGTGGGTTGATGAACTCCTACGACGTCTGGCATCCCGGTGAGAGACTGAGCGGCGAGATGGCGCTGAATCAGCTCACGAGCCGCCTCACGGACGCGTTCGTGCTGACGCTGCGGATCACCAGCCCCTTCATCGTCTATTCCGTCATCGTCAATTTTTCGATCGGCCTCATCAACAAGCTGACGCCGTCGATTGCGGTCTATTTCGTCTCGGTGCCGTTCGTCCTGGTCGGCGGCCTGCTGCTGCTCTATCTCACCAGTGACGAGTTATTGACGCAATTCATGCTCGGCATGTCGTCATGGCTGGCGGGATGA
- a CDS encoding response regulator transcription factor — MYIIVDDRESVTNSYVGGLVREGVSSIGFSSGEFWDWLQSANESDLAAVDAFLLGDCDARGSLPRAMRKRSTAPIIAMSGQKMLKNTLELFESGVDDVVHVPIHLREILARTAAIARRRVGELPRPCETRIQVFFNGRDPEIAGHALTLPRRELRILEYMVSNHGKWITKTQIFNAVYGIFESTFDESVIESHVSKLRKKLRDRLGFDAIVARRYVGYRLNIPATEAIDEPMQELDEVGILLNRAHAAPAAYPAGN; from the coding sequence ATGTATATAATCGTTGATGATCGCGAGAGCGTCACGAACAGCTACGTAGGAGGGCTCGTTCGCGAGGGCGTATCGTCGATCGGGTTCTCCTCCGGAGAATTCTGGGACTGGCTGCAATCCGCGAACGAATCGGACCTGGCAGCGGTCGATGCCTTCCTTCTGGGGGACTGCGATGCCCGCGGAAGTCTGCCACGGGCGATGCGCAAGCGGTCCACGGCTCCGATCATCGCCATGAGTGGCCAGAAGATGCTCAAGAACACGCTGGAGCTGTTTGAATCCGGCGTGGACGACGTGGTTCATGTGCCGATTCACCTGCGTGAGATCCTCGCCCGAACGGCCGCGATCGCCCGCCGCCGGGTGGGCGAGTTGCCAAGGCCCTGCGAGACCCGGATCCAGGTCTTCTTTAACGGACGTGACCCCGAAATCGCGGGCCATGCCCTCACACTGCCCCGCCGCGAGCTGCGCATTCTCGAGTATATGGTCAGCAATCACGGCAAGTGGATCACCAAGACGCAGATCTTCAACGCAGTCTACGGCATCTTCGAATCCACGTTCGACGAGAGCGTGATCGAAAGCCACGTCAGCAAGCTGCGCAAGAAGCTGCGTGATCGGCTCGGTTTCGACGCAATCGTGGCACGGCGCTACGTCGGATACCGGCTCAACATCCCCGCCACCGAGGCCATCGACGAGCCGATGCAGGAGCTCGACGAGGTCGGTATCCTCCTGAACCGGGCACATGCCGCCCCGGCGGCGTACCCGGCCGGCAACTGA
- a CDS encoding MFS transporter — protein sequence MLEFYDFITYSFFAIQIGHTFFPTGSEYGSLMLSLATFGAGFVTRPIGGIVLGTYSDRIGRRPAMLLSFALMGAAIVTITFTPSYNAIGIAAPIIVIAARMAQGFALGGEVGPTTAYLIEIAPPEHRALVVAWQPASQEIAATAGALVGVILSKTMAPEMLDAYGWRVAFLIGAICLPFGVWMRRTLPETIPQAEAGTVAKESTGHFSQARRHTGLIALALMVLASGTISTYVTQYMTTYAQNTLHVSSTLAFGVSLVSNAIQFAGALVGGWLADRLGRKPVMIWPQLATLLLTYPVFLWIVHAPGTLSLLVGFGLLSVIGSLPFTAFYATFTEALPQNIRGGVFATVYAVAIASFGGTAQLVVTWLLHVTGDPLAPAWYLLLAAIVGLVAMSLMPETAPVKQRDRRV from the coding sequence ATGCTCGAGTTCTACGACTTCATCACCTACAGCTTCTTCGCGATCCAGATCGGCCACACCTTCTTCCCGACCGGAAGCGAATACGGCAGTCTGATGTTGTCGCTTGCGACCTTCGGCGCCGGCTTCGTGACGCGGCCGATCGGCGGCATCGTGCTCGGCACTTATTCCGACCGGATCGGCCGGCGGCCGGCCATGCTGCTGAGTTTCGCATTGATGGGGGCGGCGATCGTCACCATCACGTTCACGCCGTCCTACAATGCGATCGGCATCGCAGCGCCGATCATCGTGATCGCGGCCCGCATGGCGCAGGGCTTTGCGCTCGGCGGCGAGGTCGGGCCCACCACCGCCTATCTCATCGAGATTGCGCCGCCCGAGCATCGGGCGCTGGTGGTGGCGTGGCAGCCGGCGAGCCAGGAGATCGCCGCGACCGCCGGCGCGCTTGTCGGCGTCATCCTCAGCAAGACGATGGCGCCGGAGATGCTGGACGCGTATGGCTGGCGGGTCGCGTTCCTGATCGGCGCAATCTGTCTGCCATTCGGCGTCTGGATGCGCCGAACCTTGCCGGAAACGATTCCGCAGGCGGAAGCCGGAACCGTCGCGAAGGAGAGCACGGGCCATTTCTCGCAGGCCCGCCGCCACACCGGCCTCATCGCGCTGGCGCTGATGGTTCTGGCCAGCGGCACGATCTCGACCTATGTCACGCAATACATGACGACCTATGCGCAGAACACGCTGCATGTTTCGTCGACCTTGGCGTTTGGCGTGTCGCTGGTCAGCAACGCCATTCAGTTTGCCGGCGCGCTGGTCGGCGGCTGGCTCGCCGACCGCCTCGGCCGCAAGCCCGTCATGATCTGGCCGCAGCTCGCAACGCTGCTGCTGACCTATCCGGTCTTCCTGTGGATCGTCCATGCGCCCGGCACGCTGTCGCTGCTGGTCGGCTTCGGTCTGCTCTCCGTCATCGGCTCGCTGCCCTTCACTGCGTTCTATGCGACCTTTACCGAGGCGCTGCCCCAGAACATCCGCGGCGGCGTGTTCGCCACCGTCTACGCAGTCGCGATCGCAAGCTTTGGCGGCACTGCGCAGCTCGTGGTGACCTGGCTGCTCCATGTCACCGGCGATCCGCTGGCGCCGGCCTGGTATCTGCTGCTTGCGGCGATCGTCGGACTTGTCGCGATGAGCCTGATGCCGGAGACCGCACCGGTGAAGCAGCGCGATCGCCGGGTCTGA